A stretch of the Tardiphaga sp. 709 genome encodes the following:
- a CDS encoding EAL domain-containing protein gives MPTSPVGQPSEAAKALFSAFEQAVDPVVITGVDNQIRHFNAAAERMWGYHRDEVVGRQISVLVPPDVREHLDGAIAAKSAMDPRTAVKGRREFRLSRKDGSEAWGAFSISRVDYAGKTLYINFIRDVTDDVRDREQNTLMALVAEKTDRVVMVSKRDMTIVYVNDAFTELFGYTLAEAMGKHPRDLLTGEYTDNETLERFHAQIDAEGHGQEDILVYDKDGHEIWISSTVNAGRNEAGEVEHLVAVLADITESKQINSLQHHVLENLANDMPVVDVIGDLCHRVEAIAPDIVSSVLHVDADGRLHPLGGPSLPPAFAPIIDGIAIGPDVGSCGAAAFLGHAVLATDIATDPRWLPYNTLPLEAGLRACWSTPIKARDGRVIGAFAFYFHEMRGPTRWHQTIVDACVHLCALAIERHEARSEIARLAYFDALTGLPNRAQLRQILTGLIDKSKPRDRIAVMFLDIDHFKDVNDTLGHSIGDELLVTVTQRLCRQIRPADTLSRQGGDEFVIVLPNCDVEGAALIASRLLETLLPPMQLGAKLVPVSASIGVSIYPDNAGDIDGLLKHADAAMYQAKQAGRSTYRFFSAEMNRLSEERLAFSTALRNAIVQDALRLHYQPQVRADGRLYGVEALARWSDPVLGEVPPSKFIPLAEEYGLIELIGTWSLREACRQVAAWRKNGVDVPSVSVNLSPINFQNGDLATLVGEVIAENGLSPDMLMLEVTEGVVMSEHSTAVETMEKIRKSGVQLSMDDFGTGYSSLSRLAHLPIRELKIDRSFMRGLESEASALAITRAIIRVGQSLDMIVVAEGVETDGQRRILTELGCDVIQGFVYSPALPVPDFELWLASHEASRAATTLSDMRRQAERTRGALPVRRIP, from the coding sequence ATGCCTACAAGCCCTGTCGGCCAGCCCAGTGAAGCTGCAAAGGCGCTGTTCTCGGCGTTCGAACAGGCAGTCGATCCTGTCGTTATCACGGGCGTCGACAATCAGATCCGGCACTTCAATGCCGCGGCCGAGCGCATGTGGGGATATCACCGCGACGAAGTGGTCGGCCGGCAGATCAGCGTCCTCGTGCCGCCCGACGTGCGCGAACATCTCGATGGAGCGATCGCGGCAAAGTCTGCCATGGATCCCCGGACTGCGGTCAAGGGCCGCCGCGAGTTCAGGCTCAGCCGCAAGGACGGGAGCGAGGCCTGGGGCGCGTTCTCGATCTCCCGCGTCGATTATGCCGGCAAGACGCTCTACATCAACTTCATCCGCGACGTGACGGACGATGTCCGCGACCGCGAGCAAAATACGCTGATGGCACTCGTTGCCGAAAAGACCGACCGTGTCGTGATGGTCTCCAAGCGCGACATGACCATCGTCTATGTCAACGACGCTTTTACGGAGCTGTTCGGATACACCCTCGCGGAAGCGATGGGCAAACACCCCCGGGATCTGCTGACCGGAGAATATACCGACAACGAAACGCTGGAGCGGTTTCACGCGCAGATCGATGCCGAAGGACACGGGCAAGAGGATATCCTTGTCTACGACAAGGACGGTCACGAGATCTGGATCTCAAGCACGGTCAACGCAGGCCGCAATGAAGCCGGTGAGGTCGAGCACCTCGTCGCGGTGCTCGCCGACATCACCGAGAGCAAACAGATCAATTCGCTGCAGCATCATGTGCTGGAGAATCTCGCCAATGACATGCCGGTCGTGGATGTGATCGGCGATCTCTGCCACCGCGTCGAAGCCATCGCGCCTGATATCGTCTCGTCGGTGCTGCATGTGGACGCGGACGGTCGGCTCCATCCACTCGGCGGCCCCAGTCTTCCGCCGGCCTTCGCGCCCATTATTGACGGTATTGCCATCGGTCCCGATGTCGGGTCCTGCGGCGCTGCGGCCTTTCTCGGCCACGCGGTGCTGGCCACCGATATCGCCACCGATCCGCGGTGGCTGCCCTATAATACGCTGCCACTGGAAGCCGGCTTGCGCGCCTGCTGGTCGACGCCGATCAAGGCGCGGGATGGTCGCGTCATCGGTGCCTTTGCCTTCTATTTCCATGAAATGCGCGGCCCGACGCGCTGGCACCAGACTATCGTCGACGCCTGTGTGCATCTGTGCGCACTGGCCATTGAACGGCACGAGGCCCGCAGCGAAATCGCGCGTCTGGCCTATTTCGATGCGCTGACCGGCCTGCCGAACCGCGCGCAACTGCGCCAGATCCTGACGGGGCTGATCGACAAGAGCAAACCACGGGACCGCATTGCCGTGATGTTCCTCGATATCGATCACTTCAAGGACGTCAACGACACGCTCGGTCATTCCATCGGCGATGAGTTGCTGGTCACGGTCACGCAACGACTGTGCAGGCAGATCCGGCCGGCCGATACGCTGAGCCGGCAGGGCGGCGACGAATTCGTTATTGTGCTGCCGAATTGCGATGTTGAAGGCGCCGCCTTGATCGCTAGCCGCCTGCTCGAGACGCTGCTGCCGCCCATGCAACTCGGCGCCAAGCTGGTGCCGGTATCCGCCAGTATCGGCGTCAGCATCTATCCCGACAATGCCGGCGATATCGACGGTCTGCTCAAACATGCCGATGCGGCGATGTATCAGGCCAAGCAGGCCGGTCGCTCGACCTATCGCTTCTTCAGTGCGGAGATGAACCGCCTCAGCGAGGAGCGACTCGCCTTCAGTACGGCGCTGCGCAATGCCATCGTGCAGGATGCGCTGCGGCTTCACTATCAGCCGCAGGTGCGCGCTGACGGTCGCCTTTACGGTGTCGAGGCGCTGGCCCGCTGGTCCGATCCGGTGCTCGGCGAAGTGCCGCCGTCGAAATTCATCCCGCTCGCGGAAGAATACGGGCTGATCGAGCTGATCGGCACCTGGTCGCTGCGCGAAGCATGCCGGCAGGTCGCGGCCTGGCGCAAAAATGGCGTCGATGTACCCAGCGTCTCGGTCAATCTGTCGCCGATCAACTTCCAGAATGGCGATCTCGCCACGCTGGTCGGCGAGGTGATCGCCGAAAATGGCCTGTCGCCGGACATGCTGATGCTGGAGGTCACCGAAGGCGTGGTGATGAGCGAGCATTCGACCGCCGTCGAGACCATGGAGAAAATTCGCAAGTCCGGCGTGCAGCTATCGATGGATGATTTCGGTACCGGCTATTCCAGCCTCAGCCGTCTCGCGCATCTGCCGATTCGTGAGTTGAAGATCGATCGCAGCTTTATGCGTGGCCTTGAAAGCGAGGCGAGCGCGCTGGCGATTACGCGCGCCATCATCCGCGTCGGCCAGAGCCTCGACATGATCGTGGTCGCCGAGGGCGTGGAGACCGATGGGCAGCGTCGGATTCTCACCGAGCTCGGCTGTGACGTTATCCAGGGCTTCGTCTATTCGCCTGCGCTGCCGGTGCCGGATTTCGAGCTCTGGCTCGCGAGTCACGAAGCGTCGCGTGCCGCCACGACCCTGAGCGATATGCGGCGTCAGGCGGAGCGGACGCGCGGCGCCTTGCCCGTCAGGCGAATCCCTTAA
- a CDS encoding ATP-binding protein, producing the protein MFAPHGICLLWDPGLIWLHVGSDALIAAAYFSIPIVLTIFVWKRRDVEFGWIFWAFALFIMACGLTHVMSIYTLWVPAYGAEGILKAITAIASVVTAAILWPLLPRLLAIPSPAQLRETELALIEEGRHRREAEDMLRHTHKMEAIGHLTGGVAHDFNNLLTIIIGNLEIAEHSISTWTESSRDRLRRVIASAAGGAQRAVVLTQRLLAFARKQPLDPKTINVNGSLHGMSDFFQRTLSENIDLEIVGGAGLWQVEVDPSQMEAAILNLVVNARDAMAGSGKLTIETSNAFIDEIYALQNSDVVIGQYVLISVTDTGPGMPKDVQERAFDPFFTTKEPGQGTGLGLSQVYGFVKQSGGHVKIYSEVGEGTTIKVYLPRSRQHTEQSTEIERRIVGSNGNETVMIVEDDPDVRSYLVETLEGLNYQVREAGNADAALADFAADPEPFDLLLTDIVMPGMNGRLLADEMQKRQPKLKVLFMTGYSRNAIVHQGRLDPGVSLLQKPITQAALGGKVREMLDKR; encoded by the coding sequence ATGTTTGCCCCGCACGGCATTTGCCTGCTGTGGGATCCCGGCCTGATCTGGCTTCACGTCGGCTCGGACGCACTGATCGCCGCGGCCTATTTCTCGATCCCCATCGTCCTCACAATCTTCGTCTGGAAGCGCCGCGATGTGGAGTTCGGCTGGATCTTCTGGGCCTTCGCGCTCTTCATCATGGCCTGCGGCCTGACTCATGTGATGTCGATCTACACGCTGTGGGTTCCGGCCTATGGCGCCGAAGGAATCCTCAAGGCGATCACCGCCATCGCCTCGGTCGTCACCGCAGCGATTCTCTGGCCACTGCTGCCACGACTACTGGCGATCCCCTCGCCTGCGCAATTGCGCGAAACCGAACTGGCGCTGATCGAGGAAGGCCGGCACCGGCGCGAAGCCGAGGACATGCTGCGCCATACGCACAAGATGGAAGCGATCGGCCACCTCACCGGCGGTGTCGCTCATGACTTCAACAATCTGCTGACCATCATCATCGGCAATCTCGAAATCGCCGAGCACAGCATCTCGACCTGGACGGAATCGTCGCGCGATCGCCTCAGGCGCGTCATTGCCAGCGCGGCCGGCGGCGCGCAGCGCGCCGTGGTGCTGACGCAGCGCCTGCTCGCCTTCGCACGCAAGCAGCCGCTCGACCCGAAGACCATCAATGTCAATGGATCGCTCCACGGCATGTCGGACTTCTTCCAGCGCACATTGAGCGAGAACATCGATCTCGAAATCGTCGGCGGCGCCGGGCTGTGGCAGGTCGAGGTCGATCCGAGCCAGATGGAAGCCGCCATCCTCAATCTCGTGGTCAATGCACGCGACGCTATGGCCGGCTCGGGCAAATTGACGATCGAAACCAGCAACGCTTTTATCGACGAGATCTACGCCCTGCAGAATTCCGATGTCGTCATCGGGCAGTATGTCCTGATCTCGGTGACGGATACCGGCCCGGGCATGCCAAAGGACGTGCAGGAGCGCGCCTTCGATCCGTTCTTCACCACCAAGGAGCCCGGACAGGGCACCGGTCTCGGCCTGAGTCAGGTCTACGGTTTCGTCAAGCAATCCGGCGGCCATGTGAAGATCTATAGCGAGGTCGGCGAAGGCACGACCATCAAGGTCTATCTGCCGCGCAGCAGACAGCATACGGAGCAATCGACCGAGATCGAGAGGCGCATCGTCGGCAGCAACGGCAACGAGACTGTGATGATCGTGGAGGACGATCCGGATGTGCGGTCCTACCTGGTCGAGACGCTGGAAGGTCTCAACTATCAGGTCCGCGAGGCCGGCAATGCCGACGCAGCGCTGGCGGATTTTGCCGCTGACCCCGAACCGTTCGACCTGCTGCTGACCGATATCGTGATGCCCGGCATGAACGGGCGACTGCTGGCCGACGAGATGCAGAAGCGGCAGCCGAAACTGAAAGTGTTGTTCATGACAGGCTATTCGCGCAACGCCATCGTGCATCAGGGCCGGCTCGATCCCGGCGTGTCGCTGCTGCAAAAGCCGATCACGCAAGCAGCGCTCGGCGGCAAGGTGCGCGAGATGCTCGACAAGCGGTGA
- a CDS encoding response regulator produces MAQDAAVNNATLPATVLVVEDDVLLRMFAVEMIEDAGFRVIEAPDADAAIRVLEARNDIRIIFTDIDMPGSMNGLKLAHAVANRWPPIRIIATSGHFRIGERDLPDGGRFIAKPYRQHQIIGALTELANPRSAFGGR; encoded by the coding sequence ATGGCCCAAGACGCTGCCGTAAACAACGCCACCCTCCCCGCCACCGTCCTGGTCGTCGAGGACGACGTGCTGCTGCGCATGTTTGCGGTCGAGATGATCGAGGACGCCGGTTTCCGGGTGATCGAGGCGCCGGACGCTGACGCCGCGATCCGCGTGCTCGAAGCGCGCAACGATATCCGCATCATCTTTACCGATATCGACATGCCCGGCTCGATGAACGGGCTCAAGCTCGCCCATGCGGTCGCCAATCGCTGGCCGCCCATTCGCATCATCGCGACATCAGGCCACTTCAGGATAGGCGAACGCGACCTGCCGGATGGCGGCCGCTTCATTGCCAAACCCTATCGCCAGCACCAGATCATCGGCGCCCTCACCGAACTCGCAAATCCCCGCAGCGCATTCGGCGGGAGATAA
- a CDS encoding PaaI family thioesterase — MTDAATDAAYADLEAAGWRIMDDDGFIHFVGPMWHRIVDGINEFAILGQDKHRNRRGVVQGGAVMTLADRSCGMAAREAAGVEALATVQMDTYFVDAARIGDLMISRPKVVRATKSLIFMSTEVSVNDHVVATAHGVFKTVRDRTDAGRKND; from the coding sequence ATGACTGATGCGGCGACTGACGCGGCCTATGCTGACCTCGAAGCCGCCGGCTGGCGCATCATGGACGATGACGGGTTCATCCATTTCGTCGGCCCGATGTGGCACCGGATCGTCGATGGCATCAATGAATTCGCCATTCTCGGCCAGGACAAGCACCGCAACCGCCGCGGCGTGGTTCAGGGCGGGGCGGTGATGACGCTGGCCGACCGGAGCTGCGGCATGGCGGCGCGCGAGGCTGCAGGGGTCGAGGCGCTCGCCACGGTCCAGATGGATACTTATTTCGTCGATGCCGCGCGGATCGGCGACCTGATGATCTCCCGGCCGAAGGTCGTGCGCGCCACCAAGAGCCTGATCTTCATGAGCACCGAGGTCAGTGTGAACGATCACGTGGTCGCCACGGCGCATGGTGTGTTCAAGACAGTCCGCGACCGCACCGATGCCGGGCGCAAGAACGACTGA
- a CDS encoding NADP-dependent oxidoreductase, whose protein sequence is MTDTVNHQVLLVEKPTGKLGPEHFKLSKGPIPEPKDGEALLRVRYISLDAANRAWMHGATYRAAVEANTVMAGGGIAEVVSSKSPALKPGDIVFGDTGWQNYAAVPAKHLNKMPKMEPMTHLLSVYGIAGLTAYFGLLDVGKPKAGETVVVSAAAGSVGSIVGQIAKIKGCRVIGIAGGKDKCDWLTKELGFDAAVDYKDGAVFKALKAAAPSGIDVYFDNVGGDILEACLAQMNLNGRIACCGAISQYDGAPSATGPRGVPGLIVVKRLIMQGFIVMDYMNQREKALTDLQSWVAAGKLKVQEDVIDGLENTPQALIGLLAGENRGKRMVKV, encoded by the coding sequence ATGACCGACACCGTCAATCATCAGGTGCTGCTCGTCGAAAAGCCCACAGGAAAATTGGGGCCCGAGCATTTCAAACTATCAAAGGGCCCGATTCCCGAGCCGAAGGATGGCGAAGCGCTGCTGCGCGTGCGTTACATCTCGCTCGATGCCGCCAATCGCGCATGGATGCATGGCGCGACCTATCGCGCGGCTGTCGAGGCCAATACGGTGATGGCGGGCGGCGGCATTGCCGAAGTCGTGTCCTCGAAGTCGCCTGCGCTGAAGCCGGGTGACATCGTGTTCGGCGACACCGGCTGGCAGAATTACGCGGCGGTGCCAGCCAAGCATCTCAACAAAATGCCGAAGATGGAGCCGATGACGCATCTGCTCAGCGTCTATGGCATTGCCGGCCTCACCGCCTATTTCGGGCTGCTCGATGTCGGCAAGCCCAAGGCAGGCGAGACCGTCGTCGTCTCGGCGGCGGCAGGCTCGGTCGGCTCCATCGTCGGCCAGATCGCCAAGATCAAGGGCTGCCGTGTGATCGGCATCGCCGGCGGCAAGGACAAGTGCGACTGGCTGACCAAAGAACTCGGCTTCGATGCTGCGGTGGACTACAAGGACGGCGCGGTGTTCAAGGCGCTGAAGGCGGCTGCTCCCAGTGGCATCGACGTCTATTTCGACAATGTCGGCGGCGACATTCTCGAGGCGTGTCTCGCACAAATGAATCTCAACGGCCGCATCGCCTGCTGCGGCGCCATCTCGCAATATGACGGCGCGCCCTCTGCGACCGGCCCGCGCGGCGTGCCCGGTCTCATCGTGGTGAAACGCCTGATCATGCAGGGCTTCATCGTGATGGACTATATGAACCAGCGCGAAAAGGCCCTGACGGATCTGCAGTCCTGGGTCGCCGCGGGCAAGCTCAAGGTGCAGGAAGACGTCATCGATGGGCTGGAGAACACGCCGCAGGCACTGATCGGTTTGCTGGCCGGTGAGAACCGCGGCAAGCGGATGGTGAAGGTGTAG
- a CDS encoding dicarboxylate/amino acid:cation symporter: MSNRFTQYILIAMALGIVMGSLVFNYLPDSRVEIAADVNLIAMLFLRLIKMIIAPLVFATLVGGIAHMGSGSKLGRIFAKTMGWFVSASFISLLLGLVMVNLLQPGANFPGTLPAAGQSTGLPVSAFSIEKFLTHLIPTSIADAMAQNEILQIVIFAIFFAVAMGAMPERSKPMLALIDDLGHIMLKVTGYVMLFAPLAVWAAIMATVSKNGLGVLWKLIVFMGGFYLSLAILWAILIVVGFVVIGPRYSHLLRLIREPLMIAFSTASSEAAYPKTLEGLNRFGASSRISSFVLPLGYSFNLDGTMMYCTFASIFIAQTYHIEMSLGTQLAMLATLMITSKGVAGVPRASLVVIASTLSQFNIPEAGLLMIMGIDTFLDMGRSATNVIGNSLATAVVAKWEGELAPEHELGPDDVVPGDMIPGEIPALGHG; encoded by the coding sequence ATGTCGAACAGGTTTACGCAATACATTCTGATCGCGATGGCGCTGGGCATCGTGATGGGCTCGTTGGTTTTCAACTATTTGCCCGATAGCCGTGTCGAGATCGCGGCCGACGTCAATCTGATCGCCATGTTGTTTCTGCGCCTGATCAAGATGATCATCGCGCCCCTGGTCTTCGCCACGCTGGTCGGCGGCATCGCTCATATGGGCTCGGGCTCCAAGCTCGGCCGCATCTTCGCCAAGACCATGGGCTGGTTCGTCAGCGCCTCCTTCATCTCGCTGCTGCTCGGCCTCGTGATGGTCAACCTGTTGCAGCCCGGCGCGAATTTCCCGGGAACGCTGCCGGCTGCGGGGCAATCGACGGGCCTGCCGGTGTCGGCTTTCTCCATCGAGAAATTCCTGACCCATCTGATCCCGACCTCTATCGCGGATGCGATGGCGCAGAACGAGATCCTGCAGATCGTCATCTTCGCCATCTTCTTCGCCGTTGCCATGGGCGCGATGCCGGAACGCTCCAAGCCGATGTTGGCGCTGATCGATGACCTCGGTCACATCATGCTGAAAGTGACAGGCTATGTGATGCTGTTCGCGCCGCTGGCGGTGTGGGCGGCGATCATGGCGACCGTATCGAAGAACGGTCTCGGCGTACTCTGGAAGCTGATCGTCTTCATGGGCGGCTTCTATCTGTCGCTGGCGATCCTGTGGGCGATCCTCATCGTCGTCGGCTTTGTCGTCATCGGCCCGCGCTACAGCCATCTGCTGCGGCTGATCCGCGAGCCGCTGATGATCGCCTTCTCCACGGCAAGTTCGGAAGCCGCCTATCCGAAGACGCTGGAAGGCCTCAACCGCTTTGGCGCCTCGTCGCGCATCTCAAGTTTCGTGCTGCCGCTGGGCTATTCGTTCAATCTCGACGGCACGATGATGTACTGCACCTTCGCGAGCATCTTCATCGCGCAGACCTATCACATCGAGATGTCGCTCGGCACGCAGCTCGCGATGCTGGCGACGCTGATGATCACCTCGAAGGGCGTGGCCGGTGTGCCGCGTGCGTCCCTGGTGGTGATCGCGTCGACGCTCAGCCAGTTCAACATTCCGGAAGCCGGATTGTTGATGATCATGGGCATCGACACCTTCCTCGATATGGGCCGCAGCGCCACCAATGTGATCGGCAATTCGCTGGCCACGGCCGTGGTCGCGAAATGGGAGGGCGAACTCGCGCCCGAACATGAGCTGGGTCCCGACGATGTGGTGCCTGGCGACATGATTCCCGGAGAAATCCCCGCCCTCGGACATGGTTGA
- a CDS encoding amino acid ABC transporter substrate-binding protein — protein sequence MRYYLTGSITGLLATLLLATAAQAQAPAEGLSPTLAAIKKAHVVKLGYRESSPPFSFLDQAGRPIGYSLELCEAIVEDIGIEVDDPQLKIEYVKVTSDDRIPAVVDGKIDLECGSTTANAERRRQVAFSPLMFVAGTKLMVPKTTTGTAPTDFKGKTIVVTKGTTNEQAMHAVDKKFNLGLNIVVSPDHEQSYQMLVDGKADAFATDDILLSGLIARHKSQDKYRVVGDYLSYDPYGIMFRKGEKQLSDVVERTFRRLGSNRDLIPLYNKWFVARLPTGERMGVSISPQLEESFKVLDDSAGGTN from the coding sequence ATGCGCTACTATCTGACCGGTTCGATCACCGGGCTGCTGGCAACTCTGCTGCTGGCGACGGCTGCGCAGGCGCAAGCGCCTGCGGAAGGGCTTAGCCCGACGCTGGCGGCGATCAAGAAGGCACATGTGGTCAAACTCGGCTACCGCGAGAGCTCGCCGCCATTCTCGTTCCTCGACCAGGCGGGCCGGCCGATCGGCTACAGTCTCGAACTCTGCGAGGCCATCGTTGAGGATATCGGCATCGAGGTCGACGATCCCCAGCTCAAGATCGAATATGTAAAAGTGACGTCGGACGATCGCATTCCCGCGGTGGTCGACGGCAAGATCGATCTCGAATGCGGCTCGACCACGGCCAATGCCGAACGGCGCAGGCAGGTCGCGTTCTCGCCGCTGATGTTCGTCGCCGGCACCAAGCTGATGGTGCCGAAAACCACGACGGGCACCGCGCCGACCGACTTCAAGGGCAAGACCATCGTCGTCACCAAAGGCACCACCAACGAACAGGCGATGCATGCGGTCGACAAGAAGTTCAATCTCGGCCTCAACATCGTGGTCTCGCCCGACCACGAACAGAGCTACCAGATGCTGGTCGACGGCAAGGCCGATGCGTTTGCGACGGACGATATCCTGCTGTCGGGCCTGATCGCGCGGCACAAGTCACAGGATAAGTATCGTGTTGTCGGCGATTACCTGTCCTACGATCCCTACGGCATCATGTTCCGCAAGGGCGAGAAGCAATTGAGTGACGTCGTCGAGCGTACCTTTCGGCGGCTCGGCTCCAACCGCGATCTGATCCCGCTCTACAACAAATGGTTCGTCGCCCGCCTGCCGACCGGCGAGCGCATGGGCGTCTCGATCTCGCCGCAGCTGGAAGAGAGCTTCAAGGTCCTGGACGACTCAGCGGGCGGGACGAATTGA
- a CDS encoding bifunctional folylpolyglutamate synthase/dihydrofolate synthase, with protein sequence MFNLPKYGDGLCLARLAMLLDALSIDRIRLRRHSVVVTGSNGKGSTAAFCASIGRAFGLRTGLFTSPHLYRFNERFQIDGVPVDDELLEALVLRVATAIADLKQHTLHETFGAFEAQFALACLYFQETECEFAVFEAGIGGRYDPVRLVGADITCVTSVDLEHVNLLGNSLELIACDKSDACISGGTVVYGENCLPMRGNLAEYNRNRNVTGLHIGDEITISNVFASAKAQAFNCRLGAFDLRALELMLAGEFQLNNAAIAAALFILWMQRMHPDATTSAIDLAVRTGLRDTRWPGRLEIVQRDPLTVIDVGHTPDGVAQALKSLRAIHGDDNWLLVLGVSGDKNVDDIAKHLAPVFDTIVCTRAYHKGADARVVGAAARKAHPAARIHVANAMEDAVRLSQQLARAVPRKIYVAGGLFAAIEYATVLRGGKAQDLVFF encoded by the coding sequence ATGTTTAACCTGCCCAAATATGGCGACGGCCTCTGCCTCGCCCGGCTGGCGATGCTGCTCGATGCGCTGTCCATCGACCGCATCAGGCTGCGCAGACATTCCGTGGTCGTCACCGGCTCCAACGGCAAGGGCTCGACCGCGGCATTCTGCGCCAGCATCGGACGTGCTTTCGGCCTGCGAACGGGCCTGTTCACGTCACCGCATCTCTATCGCTTCAACGAGCGCTTCCAGATTGACGGCGTGCCTGTCGATGACGAATTGCTGGAAGCCCTCGTACTGCGTGTCGCCACCGCCATCGCCGATCTCAAGCAGCACACGCTGCATGAGACCTTCGGCGCCTTCGAGGCTCAGTTCGCGCTGGCCTGCCTGTATTTCCAGGAGACCGAATGCGAATTCGCCGTGTTCGAGGCGGGCATTGGCGGACGCTACGATCCGGTTCGGCTGGTCGGCGCCGACATCACCTGCGTCACCTCGGTCGATCTCGAACACGTCAACCTGCTCGGCAACTCGCTGGAGCTGATCGCCTGCGACAAGAGCGATGCGTGTATCTCGGGCGGCACCGTCGTCTATGGCGAGAACTGCCTGCCCATGCGCGGCAATCTCGCCGAGTACAACCGCAACCGCAACGTCACCGGCCTGCATATCGGCGACGAGATCACGATCAGCAACGTCTTTGCGTCAGCCAAGGCCCAGGCCTTCAACTGCCGGCTGGGCGCATTCGATCTGCGCGCGCTCGAACTCATGCTGGCCGGCGAGTTCCAACTCAACAACGCCGCCATCGCGGCTGCGCTGTTCATTCTCTGGATGCAGCGCATGCATCCGGATGCGACCACCAGCGCCATCGATCTCGCGGTTCGGACCGGGCTGCGCGATACCAGATGGCCGGGACGGCTCGAGATCGTTCAGCGCGATCCCCTGACCGTCATCGATGTCGGCCATACGCCTGATGGCGTCGCACAAGCCCTGAAGAGCCTTCGCGCCATCCATGGCGACGACAACTGGTTGCTCGTGCTCGGTGTCTCCGGCGACAAGAATGTCGATGATATCGCCAAGCATCTCGCGCCCGTCTTCGATACGATCGTCTGTACCCGCGCCTATCACAAGGGCGCAGACGCGCGCGTGGTCGGCGCTGCCGCGCGCAAGGCTCATCCGGCGGCGCGCATTCATGTGGCCAATGCCATGGAAGACGCGGTGCGCCTCAGCCAGCAACTGGCGCGCGCCGTGCCGCGCAAGATCTATGTGGCGGGTGGACTGTTCGCGGCGATCGAATATGCGACGGTGCTGCGCGGCGGCAAGGCGCAGGATCTGGTGTTTTTTTGA